The proteins below are encoded in one region of Gadus macrocephalus chromosome 14, ASM3116895v1:
- the LOC132472422 gene encoding uncharacterized protein LOC132472422: MGHCVSYTEVRHFLTSVAADQISRTERGVYIPTGLTGVAEHGIVDAAIDNFDQNEDTLDGKHTTHAMASVVFRRGQVSTADTCLARVPERSLTTLNTFDLNGDTLHRYIKSTKRPEPPELPELLNTNTTVSKAAEDRDLVWKLSRNVIENQQHVPSWSAFNAFTSDTACSVASVLYMPFIRESPSELSTIYTSLIRLVQLAADLGQDHILVTADLAIYSKAQQIMWSKPLPLQGKITMRLGGMHITMAYLASIGKLYGDGGLFDILTESDVYAEGTARQMLQGKQLARGVRSIKLASEALFRLFWKAMQSWLEKQGQCAMTEEQEQLLRDVQHAFHGNDKATAQQFIGEVETELHEIQKKIQKFTNEGVKQSATFGYWIMFLNGADLLLRILRSEREADFQLHLNCMCEVMPWFRAAGRTNYSKYMPVYVAKNESS; this comes from the exons ATGGGGCACTGTGTTTCCTATACAGAGGTTAGGCATTTCCTCACATCTGTGGCAGCAGACCAGATATCAAGGACAGAAAGAGGTGTCTACATCCCAACAGGCCTCACTGGAGTCGCTGAACATGGAATTGTTGATGCAGCCATCGACAACTTTGACCAAAATGAAGATACCCTGGATGGGAAGCATACAACTCATGCTATGGCTTCTGTTGTGTTCCGAAGAGGCCAAGTCTCCACAGCAGATACATGCCTAGCACGGGTTCCAGAGAGGTCCCTCACCACCTTAAACACATTCGACCTGAATGGAGATACACTTCACAG ATACATCAAATCAACAAAGCGACCAGAACCACCTGAACTTCCTGAGTtactaaacacaaacacaacagtctCTAAAGCAGCTGAAGACAGAGATCTGGTATGGAAGCTGTCCCGAAATGTAATTGAGAATCAGCAGCATGTCCCTTCATGGTCTGCATTCAATGCCTTCACGTCAGACACTGCTTGTTCAGTAGCCAGTGTACTCTACATGCCCTTCATAAGAGAATCACCCTCAGAATTGTCCACCATCTATACATCTTTGATAAGACTTGTACAGCTTGCTGCAGACCTGGGACAGGACCATATTCTTGTGACTGCAGACCTTGCTATTTATAGTAAAGCACAACAGATAATGTGGAGCAAACCACTTCCTTTACAAGGAAAGATCACAATGAGACTGGGAGGTATGCATATCACGATGGCTTACCTGGCAAGCATCGGAAAGCTGTATGGCGATGGTGGACTCTTTGACATACTTACTGAGTCAGATGTGTATGCAGAGGGAACAGCTCGACAGATGCTTCAAGGGAAACAGCTGGCAAGAGGAGTAAGGAGCATAAAGCTAGCCTCTGAGGCTCTGTTCAGGCTCTTCTGGAAAGCTATGCAATCATGGCTTGAAAAACAAGGCCAATGTGCAATGACTGAAGAACAAGAGCAACTCCTACGAGATGTACAGCATGCATTTCATGGTAATGACAAGGCCACTGCTCAACAGTTCATCGGTGAGGTGGAGACTGAACTCCATGAGATTCAGAAGAAAATCCAGAAGTTCACAAATGAGGGAGTTAAGCAATCAGCAACATTTGGATACTGGATAATGTTCCTAAATGGTGCTGATCTGTTGCTACGGATCCTTCGCTCAGAACGCGAAGCTGACTTTCAACTTCACCTGAATTGCATGTGTGAAGTTATGCCTTGGTTCAGAGCTGCTGGAAGGACCAATTATTCCAAGTACATGCCTGTCTATGTTGCAAAAAATGAAAGCTCTTGA